A section of the Delphinus delphis chromosome 1, mDelDel1.2, whole genome shotgun sequence genome encodes:
- the LOC132432842 gene encoding LOW QUALITY PROTEIN: receptor-type tyrosine-protein phosphatase V-like (The sequence of the model RefSeq protein was modified relative to this genomic sequence to represent the inferred CDS: inserted 5 bases in 5 codons; deleted 1 base in 1 codon) — MGPPFPCAVLLWLPGFLAEGLCTSVSCGDALRPRLRKPDERTAFSLVLAGAQSLCPSLPTPSPPPYRKTSAPPWKGVRSGRVEEEQPLRAHTNASSFEFQDLVHGLRAGEGPSRMRLPWRVGRGRAARDALLTVQDLQLRSLGSPSHLEALRGAAPGGQNGYQILFYQILFYHLESQTLAHNVSASPGTLSDNSSDLLPGSEHTLEVPTWVADLQAKPSIYQWTAPVPPAQLTLRAPGASALQASWNDSGVAAGLRLMLTDLLGGSNLTAGVTRGISSHTFARLSPGAPYELTLSTVAGPHPAAGPNATEWTHPSVPLDLVLAPRPPELWATWKAGPGARDGYLLRLSGPVEKTITLGPXALNATFPGPLPAGHYALELRVLAGPYDGPWHHSYRRSLAGGSPSDLTVGWAPAPGQREAYRVSWCQEGSQSSLGGLVALGPDTSGLTLRGPVPGSCYTMWPAPGTEFLAWLSTLQGLDKSSGTSATGWTRRWADYGCSLGHQDTPCPGREPPGPGPSGTRKAGRTWALLPGGDMGWALELSNDQRRGAPLAPPLVSVASEGPPQPRASWVHTPWGRDGYRGTLYQAGVPVGSSPVGAQVDGASLSALTPGTEYXVQVVAQAGPLRVATAGASGWASPLVPTKLLVSMQAGSAVVSLAWASGRLGHGVCRXTPGLNLSLSVLCPAGPLQASTHLVLLPVEPDPVEDVQCQPKVARLALAWMVPKGDVDMCPVVTEQLAAGGDAHLVFQANTSGDALLLSRLEPATSYRLSLSVQGRNGLWGREVTVVCATAAEAWHPHPRAGRGPQLEPEMGMDALIPRGMFGEDDGQIQSYGVIATANVPPARPPCDAINHTWYDHHYGGRDAYLAALLPSPFYPGPWAVPTSWMVPVGTEDCGQTQDVCNGQLRPSSHYRFSVAAFTRYSSEPLISFSAFSELGAPEPAKEVLLVAAPTWGRLVCLTGCQVGAAQLTLPSPSTEPLPAAVGVAAGGGLALGALLGLLCWRRVQGRRSEKNLCSQELVAYNLWTHWPIPAHSFRQGYEAKSTRAHQXFQEFEELKEVGKGQPRLEAEHPADTXENRYPLVLPYDGCWVRLTPLDGEPHSHYVNTSFIHQQGYTRPQEFITTQGLLKKTLEDFWQLAWEQQVRIVVMLTVGMESGRVLREHHWPADSTPVTHGHIVHLLAEEPEDEWTARDFQMQHGREQLQWTVKQLQFTTRPDHSIPETPSSLLAFVDPVRERRGARPALGPLTCSAGMGRSDTFVALSGLLQQLGEEDTVDVFHTVCSLHLHRPLMIQTPSQYIFLHGCLLSRVLEGAPWAEETKSGSWAASGTPDAPCTPRPTQAAAHPRAELPPQLPLQALKDQAGSAMPSPGRGQDGMASHGCCHGRSPPAEDGPAGEMPEAWLFPVGPCPWAIELWELVWEHGARVLVSLCLPDSRKKESGLAHDDPPVGGLEPRTGPGPRHAEGAAGPPHQSCKGAGGPQRVGSEAGNTAEWEAPLWSLRPSVHKDHPGLPGGSSTSGPSPTPQRPTVGFRLPGPAVQPLGPGSLRLVELQLPDWPPGGARLPTQAGPDRQVGASPSRAPGSIPGAGSRAPGLLPDWGRVQDALSQDAAGDPELYFWGCSPPQVGGLEQTRCFRGPPPIPCGPEAVRSGTGS; from the exons ATGGGGCCCCCATTCCCGTGCGCGGTCCTCCTGTGGCTCCCAGGCTTCCTGGCCGAG GGCCTCTGCACCTCGGTGTCCTGCGGTGATGCCCTTCGGCCACGTCTGCGGAAGCCAGACGAGAGGACAGCCTTTTCTCTGGTCCTGGCTGGAGCCCAGAGCCTCTGCCCATCCCTTCCCACACCCTCGCCCCCTCCCTACAGGAAGACAAGTGCCCCTCCCTGGAAGGGGGTCCGCTCGGGGAGAGTGGAG GAAGAGCAGCCACTCCGGGCCCACACCAACGCGTCCAGCTTTGAGTTCCAGGACCTG GTGCATGGCCTgcgggcaggggaggggccgAGCAGGATGCGGCTGCCCTGGAGGGTTGGCAGGGGCAGAGCGGCCAGAGACG CCCTGTTGACGGTCCAGGACCTGCAGCTCCGTAGCTTGGGGAGCCCGTCCCACCTGGAGGCCTTGCGGGGCGCTGCCCCCGGGGGGCAGAATGGCTACCAGATTCTCTTCTACCAGATTCTCTTCTACCACCTGGAGTCGCAGACATTGGCTCACAATGTGTCCGCGTCCCCGGGCACCCTGTCCGACAATTCTAGTGACCTCTTACCCGGCAGCGAGCACACTCTGGAGGTTCCCACCTGGGTTGCCGACCTCCAAGCGAAGCCCAGCATCTATCAGTGGACAG CGCCTGTGCCTCCAGCTCAGCTGACACTGCGTGCGCCAGGTGCCAGCGCCCTGCAGGCCTCCTGGAATGACTCTGGGGTCGCCGCCGGGCTGCGTCTCATGCTCACAGACCTCCTTGGCGGCTCCAACCTGACAGCGGGGGTCACACGGGGCATCTCCAGTCACACCTTCGCTCGCCTCTCTCCGGGAGCCCCCTATGAGCTGACACTCAGCACTGTTGCCGGGCCCCATCCGGCGGCGGGGCCCAACGCCACCGAGTGGACCC ATCCCTCAGTCCCCCTGGACCTGGTACTCGCTCCCCGGCCCCCAGAGCTCTGGGCCACCTGGAAGGCAGGGCCGGGGGCCCGGGATGGCTACCTGCTCAGGCTAAGTGGACCGGTGGAGAAGACCATCACGCTGGGCC GGGCCCTTAATGCCACGTTCCCGGGGCCCCTGCCCGCTGGACACTATGCTCTAGAGCTGAGGGTTCTGGCCGGGCCCTATGAC GGCCCCTGGCACCACAGTTACCGGAGGTCATTGGCAGGGGGCAGCCCCTCTGACTTGACCGTTGGCTGGGCCCCAGCACCAGGGCAGCGGGAAGCCTACAGGGTCAGCTGGTGCCAGGAGGGCAGCCAGAGCTCTCTGGGCGGTCTTGTCGCCTTGGGCCCCGATACTTCCGGCCTGACGCTGAGGGGCCCCGTGCCTGGCTCCTGCTACACCATGTGG CCGGCTCCGGGCACCGAGTTCCTGGCGTGGCTGTCCACCCTGCAGGGGCTGGACAAGAGCAGCGGCACCAGTGCCACAGGCTGGACAC GCCGCTGGGCTGACTACGGTTGCTCCCTCGGGCACCAGGACACCCCTTGCCCTGGCCGAGAGCCCCCGGGGCCTGGCCCTTCTGGCACCAGGAAAGCAGGCAGAACCTGGGCTTTGCTCCCGGGCGGTGACATGGGCTGGGCCCTCGAGCTCTCTAATGACCAGCGGCGGGGAG CCCCCCTCGCCCCCCCTCTGGTAAGTGTGGCCAGTGAAGGACCCCCCCAGCCCCGGGCATCCTGGGTCCACACGCCGTGGGGCCGGGACGGCTACCGGGGGACCCTGTACCAGGCAGGCGTCCCGGTGGGCTCCAGCCCCGTGGGGGCCCAGGTGGATGGTGCCAGTCTCTCAGCTCTGACTCCGGGCACTGAGT AGGTGCAGGTGGTCGCACAGGCCGGGCCCCTCCGTGTGGCGACAGCCGGCGCCtccggctgggcct ccccacTGGTGCCCACCAAGCTGCTGGTGTCCATGCAGGCGGGCAGTGCTGTGGTCAGCCTGGCCTGGGCCAGCGGCCGCCTGGGGCACGGAGTGTGCC GCACACCTGGACTCAACCTCTCCCTGTCCGTGCTCTGCCCGGCGGGGCCGCTCCAGGCCTCCACGCACCTGGTGCTGCTGCCCGTGG AGCCCGACCCAGTGGAGGACGTGCAGTGCCAGCCCAAGGTCGCCCGCCTGGCCCTGGCCTGGATGGTGCCCAAGGGGGACGTGGACATGTGTCCGGTGGTGACGGAGCAGCTGGCAGCAGGAGGGGACGCCCACCTCGTCTTCCAGGCCAACACCTCTGGGGATGCCCTCTTGCTGTCCCGCCTGGAGCCCGCCACGTCTTACCGCCTCAGCCTCTCCGTGCAGGGCAGGAACGGCCTGTGGGGCCGGGAAGTCACCGTGGTGTGTGCCACTGCTGCCGAGG CCTGGCACCCC CACCCCCGAGCTGGCCGAGGCCCCCAGCTGGAGCCTGAGATGGGGATGGACGCGCTGATACCCCGGGGCATGTTTGGCGAGGACGACGGGCAGATCCAGAGCTATGGCGTCATCGCCACCGCTAACGTGCCGC CGGCACGGCCTCCCTGTGACGCCATCAACCACACCTGGTACGACCACCACTACGGGGGACGTGACGCCTACCTGGccgccctgctccccagccccttctACCCGGGGCCCTGGGCCGTGCCGACGTCCTGGATGGTGCCTGTGGGAACAGAGGACTGTGGCCAGACCCAGGACGTTTGTAATGGGCAGCTCAGGCCGAGTTCCCACTATCG GTTCAGTGTTGCAGCCTTTACCAGGTACAGCTCTGAGCCCCTCATCTCCTTCTCAGCCTTCTCAG AGCTGGGAGCCCCAGAGCCAGCGAAGGAGGTGCTCCTGGTGGCAGCCCCGACCTGG GGGAGGCTGGTGTGTCTCACGGGGTGTCAGGTCGGGGCTGCCCAGCTCACCCTTCCGTCTCCGTCCACAGAGCCCCTCCCAGCAGCGGTGGGTGTCGCAGCGGGCGGTGGCCTTGCGCTTGGCGCCTTGCTAGGCCTGCTGTGCTGGAGGCGAGTGCAGGGGCGGAG GTCGGAGAAGAACCTGTGCTCCCAGGAGCTGGTGGCTTACAACCT GTGGACCCACTGGCCCATCCCTGCCCACAGCTTCCGACAGGGCTACGAGGCCAAGAGCACCCGTGCCCACC GCTTTCAGGAGTTCGAG GAGCTGAAGGAGGTGGGCAAGGGGCAGCCTAGGCTGGAGGCCGAGCACCCTGCCGACA AGGAGAACCGCTACCCTCTCGTGCTGCCCT ATGACGGCTGCTGGGTCAGGCTGACCCCGCTGGACGGAGAGCCTCACTCCCATTACGTCAAcaccagcttcatccaccagcaG GGCTACACCCGCCCACAGGAGTTCATCACCACCCAGGGGCTTCTGAAGAAGACCCTGGAGGACTTCTGGCAGCTGGCGTGGGAGCAGCAGGTCCGGATCGTTGTCATGCTGACGGTGGGCATGGAGAGTGGGCGA GTGCTACGTGAGCACCACTGGCCAGCCGACTCCACCCCTGTCACCCACGGTCACATCGTCCACCTCCTGGCCGAGGAGCCCGAGGACGAGTGGACCGCGCGGGACTTCCAGATGCAGCAC GGTAGGGAA CAACTGCAGTGGACAGTGAAGCAGCTGCAGTTCACCACCCGGCCAGACCACAGCATCCCCGAGACCCCCAGCTCCCTGCTGGCCTTTGTGGACCCCGTTCGGGAGAGGAGGGGGGCCCGTCCTG CCCTGGGCCCTCTGACCTGCAGTGCAGGCATGGGCCGCTCGGACACCTTTGTGGCCCTGTCAGGGCTGCTGCagcagctgggggaggaggataCAGTGGACGTATTCCACACGGTGTGCTCGCTGCACCTGCACCGGCCCCTCATGATCCAGACCCCG aGCCAGTACATCTTCCTGCACGGCTGCCTCCTGAGCAGGGTCCTGGAAGGGGCTCCCTG GGCCGAGGAGACCAAGAGCGGGAGCTGGGCAGCCTCCGGCACCCCCGACGCGCCCTGCACCCCGCGCCCCACCCAGGCCGCAGCCCATCCCCGTGCGGAGCTTCCTCCCCAG CTTCCGCTCCAGGCCCTCAAGGACCAGGCCGGCTCTGCGATGCCCTCTCCTGGCCGTGGGCAGGACGGCATGGCCTCCC ATGGCTGTTGTCACGGGCGGTCCCCTCCGGCAGAGGACGGCCCTGCTGGAGAGATGCCCGAAGCCTGGCTCTTCCCCGTGGGACCATGCCCTTGGGCCATTG AGCTCTGGGAGCTGGTGTGGGAGCACGGGGCTCGCGTgctggtctccctgtgcctgCCAGACTCCCGGAAGAAG GAGTCGGGGTTGGCCCATGACGACCCTCCAGTCGGCGGGCTGGAGCCTCGCACTGGGCCCGGGCCCCGCCATGCTGAGGGGGCAGCAGGGCCCCCGCACCAGAGCTGCAAAGGAGCAGGAGGGCCGCAGCGAGTGGGGAGTGAGGCCGGGAACACGGCCGAGTGGGAAGCACCCCTGTGGTCTCTCCGGCCCTCCGTGCACAAGGACCACCCAGGCCTTCCTGGGGGCTCATCTACGTCAGGGCCGAGCCCCACACCCCAGAGGCCAACGGTTGGTTTCCGCCTTCCTGGCCCAGCCGTGCAGCCCCTGGGTCCCGGGAG CCTCAGGCTGGTGGAGCTGCAGCTGCCGGACTGGCCTCCAGGTGGCGCCAGACTGCCGACTCAGGCCGGCCCGGACCGCCAGGTGGGCGCGTCCCCCAGCCGGGCGCCTGGCTCCATCCCGGGAGCAGGGTCCAGGGCTCCCGGGCTCCTACCTGACTGGGGCCGCGTGCAAGACGCTTT GAGCCAGGATGCGGCGGGTGACCCCGAGTTGTACTTCTGGGGCTGCTCCCCCCCCCAAGTGGGTGGCCTCGAACAAACAAGGTGCTTCCGGGGCCCTCCTCCGATCCCCTGTGGCCCCGAGGCTGTCCGCTCTGGCACGGGGTCCTGA